One stretch of Urocitellus parryii isolate mUroPar1 chromosome 12, mUroPar1.hap1, whole genome shotgun sequence DNA includes these proteins:
- the Kcnf1 gene encoding voltage-gated potassium channel regulatory subunit KCNF1, whose translation MDGSGEHSLQEAGSQGSAAGDDIEIVVNVGGVRQVLYGDLLSQYPETRLAELINCLAGGYDTIFSLCDDYDPGKREFYFDRDPDAFKCVIEVYYFGEVHMKKGICPICFKNEMDFWKVDLKFLDDCCKSHLSEKREELEEIARRVQLILDDLGVDAAEGRWRRCQKCVWKFLEKPESSCPARVVAVLSFLLILVSSVVMCMGTIPELQVLDAEGNRVEHPTLENVETACIGWFTLEYLLRLFSSPNKLHFALSFMNIVDVLAILPFYVSLTLTHLGARMMELTNVQQAVQALRIMRIARIFKLARHSSGLQTLTYALKRSFKELGLLLMYLAVGIFVFSALGYTMEQSHPETLFKSIPQSFWWAIITMTTVGYGDIYPKTTLGKLNAAISFLCGVIAIALPIHPIINNFVRYYNKQRVLETAAKHELELMELNSSSAGEGKPGGSRSDLDILPPEPAGKEGTSWGSRLKLSHSDTFIPLLTEEKHHRTRLQSCK comes from the coding sequence ATGGACGGGTCCGGGGAGCACAGCCTCCAGGAGGCGGGCAGCCAGGGCTCCGCTGCCGGCGACGACATTGAGATCGTCGTCAACGTGGGGGGCGTGCGGCAGGTGCTCTACGGAGACCTCCTCAGCCAGTACCCTGAGACCCGGCTGGCGGAGCTCATCAACTGCTTGGCGGGGGGCTACGACACCATCTTCTCCCTGTGCGACGACTACGACCCCGGCAAGCGCGAGTTCTACTTTGACCGCGACCCGGACGCGTTCAAGTGTGTCATAGAGGTGTACTATTTCGGGGAGGTGCACATGAAGAAGGGCATCTGCCCTATCTGTTTCAAGAACGAGATGGACTTCTGGAAGGTGGACCTCAAGTTCTTGGACGACTGTTGCAAGAGTCACCTAAGCGAGAAGCGCGAGGAGCTGGAGGAGATCGCGCGCCGAGTGCAGCTCATCCTGGACGACCTGGGCGTGGACGCGGCCGAGGGCCGCTGGCGCCGCTGCCAGAAGTGCGTCTGGAAGTTCCTGGAGAAGCCCGAGTCGTCGTGCCCCGCACGGGTGGTGGCCGTGCTGTCCTTCCTGCTCATCCTCGTCTCGTCAGTGGTTATGTGCATGGGCACCATCCCGGAGCTGCAGGTGCTGGACGCTGAGGGCAACCGCGTGGAGCACCCGACGCTGGAGAACGTGGAGACGGCGTGCATCGGCTGGTTCACGCTCGAGTACTTGCTGCGCCTCTTCTCCTCGCCTAACAAGCTGCACTTCGCCCTGTCCTTCATGAACATCGTGGATGTGCTGGCCATCCTCCCCTTCTACGTGAGCCTCACGCTCACGCACCTGGGCGCCCGCATGATGGAGCTGACCAACGTGCAGCAGGCGGTGCAGGCCCTACGGATCATGCGCATCGCGCGCATCTTCAAGCTGGCGCGCCACTCCTCGGGTTTGCAGACCCTCACCTACGCCCTCAAGCGCAGCTTCAAGGAACTGGGGCTGCTGCTCATGTACCTGGCCGTGGGCATCTTTGTCTTCTCGGCGCTGGGCTACACCATGGAACAGAGCCACCCCGAGACCCTGTTTAAGAGCATTCCCCAGTCCTTCTGGTGGGCCATCATCACCATGACTACTGTGGGCTACGGTGACATCTACCCTAAGACCACGCTGGGCAAGCTTAACGCGGCCATTAGCTTCCTGTGTGGGGTCATTGCCATCGCCCTGCCCATCCATCCCATCATCAATAACTTCGTCAGGTACTACAACAAGCAGCGCGTCCTAGAGACGGCCGCCAAGCACGAGCTGGAGCTCATGGAGCTCAACTCCAGCAGCGCAGGTGAGGGCAAGCCTGGGGGCTCCCGGAGCGACCTGGACATCCTCCCCCCAGAGCCTGCGGGGAAGGAGGGGACAAGCTGGGGCAGCCGGCTGAAGCTCTCCCACAGCGACACCTTCATCCCCCTGCTGACGGAGGAGAAGCACCACAGGACCCGGCTCCAGAGCTGCAAGTGA